Proteins co-encoded in one Montipora capricornis isolate CH-2021 chromosome 12, ASM3666992v2, whole genome shotgun sequence genomic window:
- the LOC138026900 gene encoding CCAAT/enhancer-binding protein zeta-like: MADRQAENVKRKRKGIPRVINDISLEDVLALGGDEKDFEMVKDIDVSGDLVTGEGDSEKIETNEIMSYIKELGLDKVAFEETGVKENAGENDGSSPLSDDKEVTKNNQVGKETKGKREKKPKSKDVTNTASHRTQEKKHSLQGRKRGAPHKLLITPGGLWYDLIAEENTTNSSLDQEEIVQLHNEAANLLQNEVGIYDEMKAKDKSSDSQWLRSVVHSGTLKDKVAALTVQVQESTVHRLKTLDILIGMAKKKGRRESIMAVDMLKELWMTSLLPANRKLRTFSQHPLMTLSEVIHNGGGWDERDRRLILWHFEELLKQRYKEFIGVVENLLHDTLIHIRSKILGTIFDLLSEKPEQEQVLLSLLVNKIGDPEKKVASKAVDLLRRLVIKHPNMKLVITKEMEKLLYRPNVAMKAQYYAICFLNQLILGKRDQDLATRLISIYFSFFRAFLKKGDMEAKLLSALLTGVNRAFPYAKEDDEQYNEQINTLFRTVHIGFFSTSVQALMLLFQVMESRQSVSDRFYQALYAKLLDPTLKASSKQALFLNVLYKSLKADPSLHRVKAFVKRVLQICSFQQPAFTCGVLFLISELTKLKPGIRSLIEQPEDDDDEEHFVDAPSDEDNYSDKNNNATSDHKQQGNHTDTTEIAQKEHKLNQTGPNRLYKPQQRNPLYSGAENSCSWELNRLCRHYHPSVVVFATTLMKGDFIEYNGDPLQDFTLMRFLDRFVYKNPKQKERDHGGSLMQPKTLSSRLAEQPVNTEAFLVKKEEDIREDEVFFHRYFKRKAETEKRRKKKTSESDDENSKNIPNYDNMQERSSTDFDFASELKSSKRSSSGKNKPSDSEEEEEGDDEEESEEQSNSEGENKEQSSSEDEFDYEAMDFSSAEEDEMEEPSSAQGKKRKFTDKDYEKALLENLSSDEFSDEDTPRSKRKSKKGKVEGSSVSSVFASAEEFAHLLENSEASRGGQYDVRRAGASDKQLKWEEKRAGKKWKVEHGSGREGRKGPQGTFNYSSRGKVNSKGRGKKRKR; encoded by the exons atggcggacaggCAAGCAGAAAATgtgaaaagaaaacgaaaaggcATTCCAAGAGTTATAAACGATATCTCGCTAGAAGATGTCCTCGCGCTAGGAGGTGATGAG AAGGACTTTGAGATGGTTAAAGACATAGATGTCTCTGGTGACTTGGTTACTGGTGAAGGAGACTCAGAAAAGATAGAAACGAATGAG ATAATGTCATATATCAAAGAACTTGGCTTGGACAAAGTTGCCTTTGAAGAGACTGGAGTAAA GGAAAATGCTGGTGAAAATGATGGCTCAAGTCCCCTGTCAGATGATAAAGAAGTTACAAAGAACAATCAAGTGGGGAAAGAGACTAAAggcaaaagagagaaaaaacctaAGTCTAAAGATGTGACAAACACAGCATCACATAGAACCCAGGAAAAGAAACACAGTTTGCAAGGCAGGAAAAGAGGTGCTCCCCACAAGTTGCTGATTACACCTGGTGGACTGTGGTATGATCTG ATTGCAGAAGAAAACACTACCAACAGTTCTCTTGATCAAGAAGAAATTGTCCAACTTCACAATGAGGCAGCAAACCTTTTGCAGAACGAAGTTGGCATTTATGATGAAA TGAAAGCTAAAGATAAGTCATCAGATTCTCAGTGGTTAAGGTCAGTTGTGCATTCGGGAACATTGAAAGACAAAGTGGCTGCTCTTACTGTCCAAGTACAG GAATCTACAGTACATCGGCTAAAAACTTTGGACATATTAATTGGGATGGCTAAGAAAAAGGGACGAAGGGAGAGCATCATGGCTGTGg ACATGTTAAAAGAACTTTGGATGACTTCACTGTTGCCAGCCAATAGAAAGTTGCGTACATTTAGTCAG CATCCCTTGATGACTTTGAGTGAAGTTATCCACAACGGTGGTGGCTGGGATGAACGAGATAGGCGACTTATCCTGTGGCACTTCGAGGAATTGTTAAAACAAAGATACAAGGAGTTTATCGGCGTTGTAGAG AATCTTCTTCATGACACTTTGATTCACATCAGAAGTAAGATTTTAG GAACAATTTTTGATTTACTAAGCGAGAAACCAGAGCAGGAGCAA GTTCTGCTGAGTTTACTTGTCAACAAGATTGGGGATCCTGAGAAGAAAGTTGCATCTAAAGCAGTTGATCTGTTGAGACGCTTAG TCATCAAACATCCTAACATGAAGCTAGTAATAACgaaagaaatggaaaagcttttgtaCAGACCAAACGTAGCCATGAAGGCTCA aTATTATGCGATTTGTTTTCTTAATCAGTTGATCCTGGGTAAACGTGATCAAGATCTTGCCACCAGGCTAATTTCCATCTATTTTTCCTTCTTCAGG GCATTCTTAAAGAAAGGGGATATGGAAGCAAAATTGCTAAGTGCTCTTCTCACAGGTGTTAACAGAGCCTTTCCTTATGCTAAAG aAGATGACGAACAATATAATGAACAAATCAATACTCTGTTTCGGACCGTGCACATTGGTTTTTTCAGCACAAGTGTGCAG GCTCTCATGTTGTTGTTTCAAGTCATGGAGTCCAG GCAGTCCGTGTCAGATCGTTTTTATCAGGCTCTTTATGCCAAACTTCTGGATCCGACTTTAAAAGCGTCTTCCAAGCAG GCTTTATTCCTAAATGTTTTGTATAAGTCTTTAAAAGCTGATCCATCTCTACATCGTGTCAAG GCATTTGTGAAGCGTGTTTTACAAATCTGCAGTTTTCAGCAACCTGCTTTTACCTGTGGGGTACTCTTCTTGATTTCCGAG TTGACAAAACTCAAGCCGGGCATCAGGAGTTTGATAGAACAACCGGAG GATGATGATGACGAGGAACATTTCGTAGACGCGCCCTCAGATGAGGATAATTATTCTGACAAGAACAATAACGCGACCAGTGACCATAAACAACAAGGAAACCACACCGACACGACGGAGATCGCACAGAAAGAGCATAAACTGAATCAGACAGGACCAAACCGTTTGTATAAGCCTCAGCAGAGAAATCCGCTGTATAGCGGGGCAGAAAATTCCTGCTCATGGGAACTTAACCGACTGTGTAGACATTATCATCCTTCAGTGGTCGTTTTTGCTACTACTCTAATGAAG GGAGATTTTATAGAGTACAATGGGGACCCTTTACAGGACTTCACTCTTATgag ATTCCTTGACAGATTTGTATATAAAAATCcgaagcaaaaggaaagag atCATGGAGGCTCATTAATGCAGCCGAAAACGTTGTCAAGTCGATTAGCCGAGCAGCCTG TGAATACCGAAGCATTTTTAGTGAAGAAAGAGGAGGACATCCGGGAAGACGAAGTCTTTTTCCACAG GTATTTCAAACGAAAGGCAGAGACAGAAAAGCggcggaagaaaaaaacaagtgaATCTGACGATGAAAATTCCAAAAATATACCAAATTATG ATAACATGCAAGAGCGTTCCAGCACAGACTTCGATTTTGCCAG TGAATTAAAGAGCTCCAAACGCAGTTCATCAGGTAAAAACAAACCTAGTGACagcgaagaagaagaggaaggtGATGACGAAGAAGAGAGTGAGGAACAAAGCAACagcgaaggtgaaaacaagGAGCAATCTTCCTCTGAAGATG AGTTCGACTATGAAGCCATGGATTTTTCTTCTGCTGAGGAGGACGAGATGG AGGAACCAAGTAGTGCCCAGGGCAAGAAAAGGAAATTCACCGACAAAGACTACGAGAAG GCTCTTCTTGAAAATTTAAGCTCGGATGAATTTTCTGACGAAGACACTCCAAGGTCAAAGAGGAaatcaaagaaaggaaaagttgaGGG ATCCAGCGTTTCGTCAGTGTTTGCCTCCGCAGAAGAG
- the LOC138026115 gene encoding inositol-pentakisphosphate 2-kinase-like: MAGNGPGSLKSNITEYMHLYGSPNEWFYRCEGLWTVAVFHRKIRRVLRLRKTKSDKKSTELKEENYFRLTLNNLEFAKHVLSPLMGSHYMRVGEAVSLPKGFASAMNEMCRSHRPLHRLDKEIAESCSFGVIMPDFCFVPLPTTAEESLSDKKKHENPNFAVEIKPKCGFLPTSPYIDAKKSIKCSVCHYCMLQKSKVREGKYRRESKYCPVDLFSGDLGRVVYALECLVADPQNNLRIFCNGTAIFTEELVWEAIETRNACCAEKYLELVLKEISDFCTGNYVIADCNDCGLDMTDPCQMHKGQVTVEHHTSCNGMTTDCYDWERNVIGRYDKFGDGVTSESNHSGDSVTSEGHQCGQTGPRAQQFLGVLLEILISDSKRQELSVNQADLPLVSQSCKGSKYDHCKVSAPANLSHLQFGNGGVFRQLLSIQKLDDIDVDGIYQLYQNVISHFKSNPGVRERLCVNGPYTSPLWKSVASCVGYGSSEGWQNIVDASEVNFSFPVLNPDLQDENVLHEAVLKICKFAVASTAKDSSVMIAFQRALNKEETIPFVATASGDTFHYNIALVDLDPKEFDRVLKYYKDCKSVVEKYLQ; this comes from the coding sequence atggcaggcAATGGCCCTGGTTCGTTGAAAAGCAACATTACTGAGTACATGCATCTTTATGGCAGTCCGAATGAATGGTTCTATCGGTGTGAAGGACTTTGGACTGTGGCTGTTTTCCATAGGAAAATAAGAAGGGTTTTGCGTTTGAGAAAGACCAAATCGGACAAGAAGTCGACAgagttaaaagaagaaaattacttCCGACTTACCTTGAATAACCTTGAATTTGCGAAACACGTACTGTCGCCACTTATGGGGAGCCATTACATGCGAGTTGGGGAGGCAGTTTCCCTCCCAAAAGGTTTTGCCTCAGCCATGAATGAGATGTGCCGAAGTCATCGCCCACTTCACAGACTAGACAAAGAAATTGCTGAAAGCTGTTCTTTTGGGGTCATTATGCcggatttttgttttgttcctcTACCAACAACTGCCGAAGAAAGTCTGAGCGAtaaaaagaaacatgaaaatCCAAATTTCGCTGTGGAGATCAAGCCAAAGTGTGGCTTCCTTCCTACATCTCCTTATATAGACGCAAAGAAATCAATAAAATGTTCAGTCTGTCATTATTGCATGCttcaaaaatcaaaagtgaGAGAAGGGAAGTATAGGAGAGAAAGCAAGTACTGCCCTGTTGACTTGTTTTCAGGTGATCTTGGGAGAGTTGTGTATGCCCTTGAATGCTTGGTTGCTGACCCTCAAAATAATCTACGCATTTTCTGTAATGGTACAGCAATTTTCACAGAGGAGCTTGTCTGGGAGGCGATTGAAACAAGAAATGCTTGTTGTGCTGAAAAATATTTGGAGTTAGTGTTAAAAGAAATCAGTGACTTTTGTACAGGCAATTATGTGATTGCAGATTGCAATGATTGTGGACTTGACATGACTGATCCTTGTCAAATGCATAAAGGGCAAGTGACTGTGGAGCATCATACTAGCTGCAATGGTATGACTACAGATTGTTATGATTGGGAAAGGAATGTGATAGGGAGATATGACAAATTTGGAGATGGTGTGACCTCAGAGAGTAACCACTCTGGAGATAGTGTGACCTCAGAGGGTCATCAGTGTGGCCAAACAGGTCCACGTGCTCAACAGTTCCTGGGCGTTTTACTGGAAATCCTTATCAGTGACTCAAAGCGACAGGAATTGTCTGTGAACCAAGCAGACTTGCCACTTGTCTCTCAGAGCTGCAAAGGAAGCAAATATGATCACTGTAAAGTCAGTGCACCAGCAAATCTAAGCCATCTGCAATTTGGTAATGGTGGAGTTTTCAGGCAGCTTTTATCCATACAGAAACTGGATGACATTGATGTAGATGGGATTTATCAGCTCTACCAGAATGTAATCAGCCATTTTAAATCCAATCCAGGGGTCAGAGAAAGGCTTTGCGTGAATGGACCATACACCTCACCATTGTGgaagtcagtggcttcatgtGTTGGTTATGGTAGCTCTGAGGGCTGGCAGAACATTGTTGATGCAAGTGAAGTTAACTTCTCATTTCCAGTTCTTAACCCAGATCTGCAGGATGAAAATGTCTTGCATGAGGCAGTTCTCAAGATATGCAAATTTGCAGTTGCAAGTACTGCAAAGGATAGTTCTGTTATGATTGCTTTCCAGAGAGCATTAAACAAAGAAGAAACCATCCCATTTGTTGCAACAGCCAGTGGGGACACTTTTCATTACAACATTGCTCTTGTTGACTTGGACCCTAAGGAATTTGACCGTGTACTTAAGTATTACAAAGACTGCAAGAGTGTTGTTGAAAAGTATCTTCAGTAA